The Patagioenas fasciata isolate bPatFas1 chromosome 3, bPatFas1.hap1, whole genome shotgun sequence genome contains a region encoding:
- the LOC136100069 gene encoding transmembrane protein 121-like, translated as MVPPPPVSKPHVCLSTVLIMTSLILMDAYLVEQSQGSRKLGICVMVAVGDVCFLLVLRYVAIWVGAEVKTAKRGYAMILWFLYVFVLEIKVYFVYQNYKADRKSLDLIARKALTLLLSICIPALYVLLVATEHMEYIRTFKKKEDLRNRLFWVIVDMLDVLDIQANLWEPQKKGLPLWAEGIMFFYCYILLLVLPCVSLCEISMQGIGIMPHRMMLYPMLSMLTVNITTIFIRGSNMVFFKDTRVSSIFMGKNMLAIGLKACTFVQYRQHRYHMPQGPDPALQHSTHAQPSPGLHKSRDQPASPEELAQDNT; from the coding sequence ATGGTTCCCCCACCACCTGTCAGCAAGCCACATGTGTGCCTCTCCACTGTGCTCATCATGACCAGCCTCATCCTCATGGATGCCTACCTGgtggagcagagccagggctccAGGAAGCTGGGCATCTGTGTCATGGTGGCAGTGGGTGACGTGTGCTTCCTGCTGGTGCTCCGCTATGTGGCCATCTGGGTCGGGGCAGAGGTAAAGACAGCTAAGCGGGGCTATGCCATGATCCTCTGGTTCCTGTATGTCTTCGTTCTGGAGATCAAAGTCTACTTTGTATACCAGAACTATAAAGCTGACCGGAAAAGCCTGGATCTCATAGCCCGCAAAGCGCTGACCTTGCTGCTCTCCATCTGCATCCCAGCCCTCTACGTGTTGTTGGTAGCCACGGAGCACATGGAATACATCAGAACATTCAAGAAGAAAGAAGATCTCCGCAACCGCCTCTTCTGGGTCATTGTGGACATGCTGGACGTGCTGGATATCCAGGCCAACCTGTGGGAGCCCCAGAAGAAGGGGCTACCGCTCTGGGCTGAGGGCATCATGTTCTTCTACTGCTACATCTTGCTCCTGGTCCTCCCTTGTGTGTCCCTCTGTGAGATCAGCATGCAAGGGATTGGCATCATGCCGCACCGGATGATGCTGTACCCCATGCTGAGCATGCTCACTGTCAACATCACCACCATCTTCATCCGAGGCAGCAACATGGTCTTCTTCAAGGACACCCGGGTCTCCAGCATCTTTATGGGCAAGAACATGCTGGCTATCGGGCTGAAGGCCTGTACGTTTGTGCAGTACCGGCAGCACCGGTACCACATGCCCCAGGGGCCAGACCCGGCCCTGCAACACAGCACCCATGCCCAGCCCTCCCCAGGACTGCACAAGTCCCGGGACCAGCCTGCCAGCCCTGAGGAGCTGGCCCAGGACAACACATGA